The following are encoded in a window of Mycobacterium decipiens genomic DNA:
- a CDS encoding 3-oxoacyl-ACP synthase III family protein, with protein MTRPRILAPHISLPATVRNNDYYRQHYPKLVADSENSALSTVWTPDNSHELTHFERAMTAYVTDPFRGTVHRHTLAPDETIRTHEIAAATAALADGAIAPDQVDLLISVSMWPDQLGFGNGLWLAEQLGLRCAAWNLETAQSGGLAALQAAHAFTASGLHKTVLVVVSCSYSRAVPESSTFAWFLGDAAAAAVVTTEFGNRAGGELLSAAAINTVESQHEFIATPTDTPYGPNLELTPSTARGSTLRKYTDYHLSSVIDQAANRAGYQLSDIDFFVFSTPVAWFTDFTTQLLSIDPAKTINTYPQYANIGPALPLVNLHEALNAGHIQPGAIVLIATIGSVSSAAASLLRWN; from the coding sequence GTGACGCGACCACGCATCCTGGCTCCACACATCAGCCTTCCCGCCACGGTCCGAAACAACGACTATTACCGGCAGCATTACCCCAAACTGGTTGCCGATAGCGAGAACTCGGCGCTATCAACCGTATGGACTCCCGACAATTCGCACGAGTTGACCCACTTCGAACGGGCCATGACAGCCTACGTAACCGACCCGTTCCGCGGTACCGTACACCGGCATACCCTGGCACCCGATGAAACAATCCGCACACACGAAATAGCGGCCGCCACTGCGGCACTCGCCGATGGGGCAATTGCGCCAGATCAGGTGGACTTGCTGATTTCCGTATCGATGTGGCCCGATCAGCTCGGCTTCGGAAACGGCCTATGGCTGGCCGAACAGCTAGGGTTACGCTGCGCAGCGTGGAATCTAGAGACAGCACAATCCGGTGGCTTAGCAGCTCTGCAAGCCGCACATGCCTTCACCGCCAGCGGACTCCACAAAACGGTACTGGTGGTGGTGTCCTGCTCGTATAGTCGCGCCGTACCCGAATCCAGCACGTTCGCGTGGTTCCTCGGCGACGCCGCCGCCGCTGCGGTCGTCACCACCGAATTCGGCAACCGAGCAGGTGGCGAATTGCTCAGCGCCGCCGCCATCAACACAGTGGAATCACAACATGAATTCATCGCCACCCCGACGGATACCCCATACGGCCCGAACCTGGAACTGACGCCCAGCACAGCGCGCGGCTCCACCCTCCGCAAGTACACTGACTACCACTTATCCTCTGTTATCGACCAAGCTGCCAATCGAGCCGGCTACCAACTGTCCGATATCGATTTCTTCGTATTCTCCACGCCGGTGGCGTGGTTCACCGACTTCACAACCCAGCTCCTCAGCATCGATCCAGCCAAGACGATCAACACCTACCCCCAATACGCCAACATCGGCCCAGCCCTACCCCTGGTCAACCTGCACGAAGCACTCAACGCAGGACACATCCAGCCCGGCGCCATCGTCCTCATCGCGACCATCGGCAGCGTCTCCAGCGCAGCAGCCAGCCTCCTACGGTGGAACTGA
- the prpD gene encoding 2-methylcitrate dehydratase PrpD — MQMHDVRTRRSAEDFPRSQHLAWRIAEVAADPVAVPPETEAMVVNRIIDNAAVSAASVIRRPVAVARVQAQAHRRSAPGAKVFGIDGDYSPEWAAWANGVAVRELDFHDTFLAAEYSHPGDNIPPLVAVAQHVGVGGADLIRGLATAYEIHIDLVRGMCLHEHKIDHVAHLGPSAAAGLGTMLRLDKEIIYAAIGQALHLTTATRQSRKGLISSWKAYAPAWAGKVAIEAVDRAMRGEGSPAPIWEGEDGVIAWLLSGPDHTYHVPLPARGEPKRAILDSYTKEHSAEYQSQALIDLARRMRERVGDLDQIATIMLHTSHHTHFVIGTGSNDPQKFDPDASRETLDHSAMYIFAVALQDGAWHHERSYAPERAHRPDTVALWRNISTVEDPEWTRRYHRTDPAEQAFGARAEVTLKSGAVIVDELAVADAHPLGARPFERKHYVAKFSELADGVVRHREQDRFLSAVDGVAGLQPGALGALNLMVDARVLKRAPTIPSGIF; from the coding sequence ATGCAGATGCACGATGTTCGGACCCGGCGTAGCGCCGAGGACTTCCCCCGTAGCCAACACCTGGCCTGGAGGATCGCGGAGGTGGCCGCAGACCCGGTCGCCGTGCCACCGGAGACCGAGGCGATGGTGGTTAACCGCATCATCGACAACGCCGCGGTCTCCGCCGCGTCGGTCATCCGCCGTCCCGTTGCGGTTGCGCGGGTCCAGGCCCAGGCGCATCGCCGCTCCGCCCCGGGAGCAAAGGTTTTCGGTATCGACGGCGACTATTCGCCGGAATGGGCAGCCTGGGCCAACGGAGTTGCGGTGCGTGAGTTGGACTTCCACGACACGTTCCTGGCCGCGGAGTATTCGCACCCCGGCGACAACATACCCCCGCTGGTCGCCGTCGCTCAGCACGTGGGAGTGGGTGGTGCGGACCTGATCCGCGGTCTGGCCACGGCCTACGAGATCCACATCGATCTGGTTCGCGGAATGTGCCTGCACGAGCACAAGATTGACCATGTCGCGCATTTGGGTCCGTCGGCGGCCGCGGGTTTGGGCACCATGCTGCGGCTGGACAAGGAGATCATCTATGCGGCGATCGGACAGGCGCTGCACCTGACCACGGCCACCCGGCAGTCACGCAAGGGCCTGATCTCCAGCTGGAAGGCATACGCGCCCGCGTGGGCGGGCAAGGTCGCCATCGAGGCCGTCGACCGGGCCATGCGCGGGGAAGGTTCACCCGCGCCGATCTGGGAAGGCGAAGACGGGGTGATCGCCTGGCTCCTATCGGGCCCCGACCACACCTATCACGTCCCGCTGCCGGCACGGGGCGAGCCCAAGCGCGCCATTCTGGACAGCTACACCAAGGAGCACTCCGCGGAATACCAAAGTCAGGCCCTGATCGACCTGGCCCGGCGGATGCGCGAACGCGTCGGTGACCTGGACCAGATCGCAACCATCATGCTGCACACCAGCCATCACACCCATTTCGTCATCGGCACCGGGTCCAACGACCCGCAAAAGTTCGACCCCGATGCCTCCCGGGAAACGCTGGACCACTCGGCGATGTACATCTTCGCGGTCGCATTGCAAGACGGCGCTTGGCATCACGAGCGGTCCTACGCGCCGGAGCGCGCGCATCGTCCCGACACCGTTGCGTTGTGGCGCAACATCTCCACCGTCGAAGATCCCGAGTGGACGCGGCGCTATCACCGCACCGACCCGGCCGAGCAGGCGTTCGGCGCTCGTGCCGAGGTCACCCTGAAAAGCGGTGCGGTGATCGTCGACGAACTCGCCGTCGCCGACGCCCACCCGCTGGGTGCCCGGCCGTTCGAGCGCAAGCACTACGTGGCGAAATTCTCCGAACTCGCCGACGGCGTAGTACGGCACCGCGAACAGGATCGGTTCCTGTCGGCGGTCGACGGCGTGGCCGGACTGCAGCCCGGTGCTTTGGGTGCGCTCAACCTCATGGTCGACGCGCGAGTGTTGAAGCGGGCGCCCACGATTCCGTCGGGGATCTTCTGA
- a CDS encoding short-chain fatty acyl-CoA regulator family protein, with protein MVKTFAGARLRRLREEHELTQVALARALGLSTSYVNQLENDQRPLTVPVLLTLTERFGLPTQYFAPDSDARLISDLGEVLAEAPATAAQIAELVARMPAVGQTLVNLHRRLHDATADLEALHGRANVETSAASQQPMPFEEVRDFFYDRKNYIGELDVTAERLFDQNRWRIGGLDGQLAEFLSHQLGVTVIIDDGRVLNPNSKRLFQPDTKTLYLARWLHPGQRAFQLATQIALLTQAQLIAGIIAGDDQLTDDARGVARIGLANYFAGALLLPYRRFLDAAESVRYDIDHLARRFEVGFETICHRLSTLQRPNARGVPFIFVRTDAAGNISKRQSATAFHFSRVGGNCPLWVVHHAFSRPGQFLTQVAQMPDGRTYFWIARTTTTESSRYLGPQKVFAIGLGCDVAHAEKLIYSVGIDLPDTEAAVPIGAGCKICDRPACPQRAFPYLGHPVHLDPHLSTDLPYLPAGSTARPAAKST; from the coding sequence GTGGTAAAGACATTCGCGGGTGCTCGGCTGCGGCGGTTGCGCGAGGAGCACGAGTTGACCCAGGTGGCGTTGGCACGCGCCTTGGGCTTGTCGACCAGCTATGTCAACCAGCTTGAGAACGACCAGCGCCCGCTCACCGTCCCGGTACTGCTCACCCTTACCGAGCGCTTCGGCCTACCGACCCAGTATTTCGCTCCGGATTCCGATGCCCGCTTGATCTCCGACCTAGGCGAGGTGCTCGCCGAGGCGCCCGCAACCGCCGCCCAGATCGCGGAGCTCGTCGCCCGGATGCCCGCGGTGGGCCAGACACTCGTCAACCTGCACCGGCGGTTGCACGACGCCACCGCCGATCTCGAGGCGCTGCACGGCCGCGCCAACGTCGAGACATCGGCGGCTTCGCAGCAGCCAATGCCGTTCGAGGAGGTCCGGGACTTCTTCTACGATCGGAAGAACTACATCGGCGAGCTGGACGTCACGGCGGAGCGGCTGTTCGATCAGAACCGTTGGCGGATTGGCGGACTCGACGGCCAGTTGGCGGAGTTCCTCAGCCACCAGCTGGGCGTCACCGTCATCATCGATGATGGCCGCGTCTTGAATCCCAACTCCAAGCGGCTATTTCAACCCGACACCAAGACGTTGTACCTGGCCCGGTGGCTACATCCCGGGCAGCGTGCATTTCAGCTCGCGACGCAGATCGCCCTGCTCACCCAGGCCCAGCTGATCGCCGGCATCATCGCCGGCGACGACCAACTCACCGATGATGCGCGCGGCGTCGCCCGAATCGGCCTGGCCAACTACTTCGCCGGTGCACTGCTGCTCCCCTACCGCAGATTCCTCGACGCCGCCGAGAGCGTGCGCTATGACATCGACCACTTGGCGCGACGATTCGAGGTGGGCTTTGAAACCATCTGCCACCGGCTGTCCACCCTGCAACGTCCCAACGCGCGCGGAGTTCCGTTCATCTTCGTCCGCACCGACGCCGCCGGAAACATCTCGAAGCGGCAGTCCGCCACGGCATTTCACTTCTCCCGGGTGGGGGGAAACTGCCCGCTGTGGGTGGTACACCACGCCTTCTCCCGGCCCGGTCAGTTCCTTACCCAGGTAGCTCAGATGCCCGACGGACGCACCTATTTCTGGATCGCCCGGACCACCACAACCGAGTCCAGCCGCTATCTCGGCCCCCAGAAGGTGTTTGCCATTGGGCTGGGGTGCGACGTGGCCCACGCCGAGAAGCTGATCTACTCGGTGGGTATCGACCTGCCCGACACCGAGGCGGCGGTGCCGATCGGTGCGGGCTGCAAGATCTGTGACCGCCCCGCGTGCCCACAACGCGCCTTCCCCTACCTCGGCCACCCGGTGCATCTCGACCCACACCTCAGCACCGACCTGCCTTATCTACCTGCGGGCTCGACGGCGCGCCCGGCGGCCAAGTCGACCTGA